TTTACCAACAGTTATAACACGAAATAAAAATGGCCTCAAATGaaccaaagatttttttttcccgatcaacataaattatgtataataataaaaagggacAACAATGATAATTAATTGCtgataacataaaataaatgatgaaTCACTCCCAATGAGCTAACACGATGAAGCAGCATGTTCCCCctacacaacaacaaaatgtaaaattaaactTGGTCAGTAAATTCCTTAAActatagataaataaaataagattcaACTTAACCAAAACTCGTTCTATAGTCATCACATGCACGTATGTAgctttatacaattataaaaatgtataccCAGGGAGAGAGATATATAGTGAAGAAGGCTTACGAGGAGACCAAACGGAAAGAACAGAAGAGCTAAGAACAATCATTCCCTGGTGATGGCATAAACAGCGTAGATGATCCCGGGAATATAACCTAACAGCGTCAATATCAAACATACCCAAAACTCAACCTGTAaaagaacaaaataatttaacttgtcaCAATTTTATTATACGAGTAATTATACGATGAAAAGAAATCACAGAAGTAGTCAGAGTGAAGAGAAAGTTTACGCTGCAACCAAACTTGAGAAAGACGCCGAGAGGAGGCAAGAGGATAGCAATAAGGATCTCTACGACAGTGGCTGCGCCCATTTTGAAGATCTTGAAATTTCTTACAAGATAAGCCACTAAGTTGTAAGATAACTTCTCTTGATGATTTTGGACTCTTTGACATCTTCTCGCTATATATAGACCATACTTTATGAGCGTATTTgttgtacttctcttttatcTAGACTATATGTACAATATAAATAGAAAAGATCCAACAGTCAAATCATTATAGGGAATGTGTCGAAAAATGAAATTTGATGATATGAATGATTTGATGTAGAGTAGATTTATCATGTTGAATAAGAACAAATTGATGACTATCAAAGA
The window above is part of the Brassica napus cultivar Da-Ae chromosome C3, Da-Ae, whole genome shotgun sequence genome. Proteins encoded here:
- the LOC106443936 gene encoding hydrophobic protein RCI2A, producing the protein MGAATVVEILIAILLPPLGVFLKFGCSVEFWVCLILTLLGYIPGIIYAVYAITRE